Within Cololabis saira isolate AMF1-May2022 chromosome 14, fColSai1.1, whole genome shotgun sequence, the genomic segment TGTACACAAGGGCTACAAGCATTATGGACCCGGTGGTGCTTATCAGTCCATGGCAGGTGATGTCCTTGACTAGGAGCTCCACGTATATAAATGTATTCCACCTTATTAATAGTGCATAAGCATCAATCAAAGATATTTAGATGGATTGTTTGTATTTCCAGGTAAAGATGCTTCACTGGCCTTCATCACTGGGGACTTCACAGAGAGTGGCCTGACGGATGATGTGTCCAGTCTGTCCCCTCTGCAGATGGTGGCCCTTTATGACTGGCTGGCCTTCTATCAGAGAGAGTACCAGGCAGTTGGTAAGTCATTTCGATTCCTTAATATATTTGGGCATTTGACACAAATTACACTTTCTCTTTAACATTTTAGAATTGGTTGCATACAAATAGTGAAAGATGTTTTTACTGGgttaagatttttttctcttaaaccaTTTGAAGGAATAGTCTCTTAGTTTTGATAAATTACTAAGATTCATGAAACAAAACAGAGACACTGAAACAAAAGAGACTGGAAGTAAAACGTCTCCAGAATAATACTGTGGTTCTCATTCACAAATATACCAATTTCTCGAACTACAACAAATGATGAATGTACCAATAAAATATATGTGGCAGATTTTGGTTAAAATACCACAGGGTGGCGATGAAATGGCTCATTTTTCAACGTGTTTTGTAACTCTGTACATCAGCTCCTTAAGTGGGCGGAGTCAGTCGATCCAGTCTCTAAAAACCATGCAACCTCCCGCTTCCGACTGGAGTCAAGCcagccatagacatataaacgtgtgtgtgtgtgtgtgtgtgtgtatataccttaccctaggccggaggtcaatgatcgactttgttgtcgtttcatctgaccttcggccacatgtcttggacactctggtgaagagaggggctgagctgtcaactgatcaccacctggtggtgagttggatgcgctggcggaggaggaggtttgaaagaccgggcagacccaaacggattgtgagggtctgttgggaacgtctggccgagccctctgtcagggacgtcttcaactctcacctccgagagaacttctctcagatcccgggggaggcgggggacattgagtccgagtggaccatgttctctgcctccattgtcaacgcggcggctcaaagttgtggtcgcaaggtctccggtgcctgtcgtggcggcaatcctagaacccggtggtggacaccggaagtacaggatgccatcagactgaagaaggagtcttaccgggctatgttggccggtgggactcctgacgcagtagatgggtaccggcaggccaagcgagccgcggcacgggcggtcctggaggcaaaaacccggatctgggaggagttcggggaggccatggaggaagacttttggTCGGCCTCGATGAGATGAGATccaccctgagtacctcaagtctctggatgtcgtagggctgtcttggttgacacgcctctgcgacattgcatggaagaaggggacagtaccgctggagtggcaaaccggggtggtggtccctctttttaaaaaggggggccggagagtctattccaactatagggggatcacacttctcagcctccccgggaaagtctacgccagggtactggagaggagaatacggccgatagttgaaccttggattcaggaggaacaatgcggttttcgtcctggtcgtggaacactggaccagctctacaccctccgcagggtgctcgagggttcatgggaatttgcccaaccagtctacatgtgttttgtggatctggagaaggcatttgaccctcgtgccattctgtggggggcacTCGGTGAGTGtggggtctggggccctctattaagggctgtccggtctctgtatgatcggagtaggagtctggttctcattgccggcagtagatcagacttgttcccggtgcatgttggactccggcagggctgccctttgtcaccggtcctgttcataatttttatggacaggatttctaggcgcagccagggaccggaagggatccggtttgggaaccacaggatttcatctctgctttttgcagatgatgttgtcctgttggcttcatgggaccgggaccttcagcatgtgctggggcggtttgagggcgaatgcaacgcggcagggatgaaaatcagcacctccaagaccgaggccatggttctccaccgggaaagggtggcgtgccttctccgggtgggtggagaattcctgcctcaggtggaggagttcaagtatctcggggtcttgttcacgagtgagggaacgatggagcgcgagattgacagacggatcggtgcagcgtccgcagttatgcggtcgatgtaccggaccgtcgaggtgaagagggagctgagtcgaaaggcgaagctctcgatttaccggtcaatctacgcacctaccctcacctatggtcatgaactttgggtagtgaccgaaaggacgagatcgcggatacaagcggccgagatgagtttcctccgcagggtggctggacgctcccttagagatagggtgaggagttcggtcacccgggaggagctcggagtcgagccgctgctccttcacattgagaggagtcagctgaggtggcttgggcatctgtatcggatcctcctggacgcctccctagggaggtgttccaggcatgtcccacctccctagggaggtgttccaggcatgtccctcctcggaagaaggaggaaagtgtgtgtgtgtgtgtgtgtgtgtgtgtgtgtgtgtgtgtgtgtgtgtgtgtgtgtgtgtgtgtgtgtgtgtgtgtgtgtgtgtgtgtgtatatatatgtatatatatatatatatatatatatatatatatatacagtatatatgttttttctttatacGCTTGATTAATGTCTTTAaatcttattttgaaaaccagaAAGAGAAGCCAATACAACATTTAATTAACATATTGCCGCcttaaatcaaacttgtagaagttgggaaagaaCGCTGTAAAAACAGAAATGAGATTATAGGTTTTGTCCCTTTGCTTTTCCCCTCCTGGCTGTGTTTGTATGCAGGCACACGCAGCAACCCCCCCCACGTAAACATCCAATCACTGTGCAAATGAACCGGCGTCAGTGAAATAAGCCTATCTGCTGCATTGAGCTGACTGGAggacctgtctgtctgtcagacCCCGACACTAACCCCACCCCAGCTTTCAGCTCTCCACTCCAGTTATCTCATTTCATATATTGATGTAGTCACAGCAATTTTATTAAAGCTCATACACTTTCCGCTCCACACTTTCCATCACCGACGTTCAGCAGCTCACTAAGAGGAAGTTTATGCTGTGAGCGTGGCTCTGACCAGAGCTTTGTTGCATTCAAAGACCTGATTGTTTAACCTGCTTTTCTTTGCTCATGGGCCAAAATGACACAGGAAAGGGAAAGGGGGAGCTAAATGGAGAAAGCAATAGATTTAGAAAATGCAATCatgaaaatgatttaaaaatgcAATTTTGTCTCTCTCACATTTCTAAAtcctttttaaaattgcatttttttaaagggtatCCCCCAAAATATAAATATCCAGAACAACCTCGTATATGCCTGTCTAGAACAGCTTTTATGCCTCCGAAATGCAGCATATGAAGTGAGCTGAGGATAAAGAGAAGACAGCTGGATAATATTGATAATGTAATTTCCCTTCAGAGATGATTAAATCATCAATATCATTTTTCTCTGATCTGAGTCTGTGCTGTCACAGAACACTTCCAATTTTAATAATTCACCCAGTTGCATATTTACAGAGCTGGGGTAGTCACTTCAAAAAATCCAAATAAACCCTCTCAAGCCCagtcagaacaaaaaaaaatcctgatatGTTCCGTTTACTAATTAGATCTGTTAGCCTTTATTCATATACGCATTGAATTTCAGGGGTGTTGGCAGGCCAGTTCTATGATGAAAATGGACAGCCCACAGAGGCCCTATTGCGAGTGAAAGCACTGCTGGCAGAGGGACAGCGTATCAAAGCCCAGTCTGAAGCTGAAAAAACACTATTTCCAGCCTGCAACTCAGAGTGGAGTGCTGGAAAGGGTGGAAGGGTCTGGTGCTCCACTAAGAGGTACGGCTATCGTCCTGGTCTAATCACATCAACAACTCTGCATGGTGTAGGATGATCAATAGAGCAATTTTGCCTCCAAAAATGTGAGATATTTTGTTCTCTGCAGCGGTGGAGTGATGCGAGACTGGACCGGTGTCCCGCGGAAACGCTTCTCTCCGGGTTCCAGTGGAGAGCGCTGCGTCTGTGTTAAAGATCCATCCATAGCAGAGGAAGATCCCAACCTACAGAGATACAACGGCTGCCCTCCACATGCTGACTCATGCCCTGTAAGAGAGGACTAGTCTCTGGGTCGACCCCCTAAAATTGACCAATTCCCCACCGCTTTTTAAAAGCACAAAACTTTAGAAAAGACAAGGACTTAAGCCAGTAAAaccaagttgttgtttttttatatgcAATAAAATGATTAATGAAAACACCTCAGTGCATTTGTTTTTGATGACCTTTATGTAAAGTTGTCCTCCCTTTCTCTGAAAGAATACACCAGGAAGAGACAGACTAGATATATCTGAGCATACAGATACAATACAATGTGCATAAAAGATTAAACAATGTGCATAAAAGATTAACAGAGGCAAAATTTAGGTTTGTCACAATGACAAGCACAAACTGGATTTAAGTACAAAACAGTTGTAGTGGTCAAAAATATCACACATTTATCTGTACAATTTAATAATACTCAGAGGCCCCACCACTCCCCCTCCTTACGCCACATTCCCCCGCATGATCAGAAACGTCACGTGATCTTGATAAAGTGCACCTGTTAGGCTGAGAAATCAAGAAGCGCTTAATGGGATGgatcaagattaaaaaaaaacttgaatgaGGCAACATCGTTGAGAAAATGATCAGCACTACCAACCAGAAAAAAGGAATGTTATCATTTAGTGTCAGATTTGAAAATATGACTATTACCATGACAGAGACTGGCTACAAAGTAAATGACATGCATAGGCAGAAGTAGGCATTTGTTTAACTTAGGACTGTTGAACACATTTTGGTGACAGCATTTATGTTCCTCGTGATAAGATGGGCTCTCGGGTCACATTCTCTCAACATTTTCATTTGCAGTGGCTGAAGCCTACACCTACTGACAACCCAGGTCCATTTCATGTGTGTCCTGTTGTGCTATATTTCAACTGTAAAGAAATATGATCCCCATAATAATTTTAAGGCAATCTAAAGTAAGTTGATCTTATTTGGAAATgtaaatttaaaagaaaaaaagaaaggaggttTAAAGATAACTTGTGGATAATGAAGTCCTTTTTGATCTATGTGATGCCAAACTATTTCAGTTTTACTCCATTCTTCAATGACAGAGCCCCCAtcttataaaaaaagaagaaaagatgcAAAGATTCATTTTGTAGAgattacatttctctttgggaGCGTCAGCAAGTATTTTGTGGATGGTCCAACACAGAATATGGAAAGCCCCTCTACAGGTGATATCACTGGACTGAAATGTCACTGCAGGAGCTACCCGTCTTTGACAGGAGCTCATCGGCACAAACATCTTCAGAAATTAGGAAACTCAGTCCAGCTGTCACCAGGCTGAAGAGCTGCTGAAATCCACGTTAAGATAATTTgatcaaaaaacaaacaaaaaatacaaatttttcACTTTCTATTTGAAATGTCCTTCTAGAAGATTAATAGTTTTTCATACACTGAATAGTATAAAGATGATGGTCCTTAGTATGTCCTGCTACTGATGTCCCTTCTTCTGTTGTTCCTGATAGCTGTGCCAAGCCTGGTCTGACATGACCCGAGCCAGAAGGTGGAAGAAATGCTGGCCACAGTGTTACGACACCCCTCCAAGAGTTAGTACATCAAAGCAGATGTCACACACCCTCACCGGTTTGTTCAAGTCAAACTTGATGATGGGGATCTCCTTTATAGAGCACTTGTGGCACAACAGGCGCCCACAATGGCGGCTGCAGTGAAGAGTGGAGAGCAGAATTAGCAGCGCTCATTGAAACGTGAAGCACATGAATCTGTTATTTCAGGCACATTATGCATGTaggttttataacggccagtcTACTAACCAGTGATGTTTCCGTGTTGTTACACCAAACTTTGCAGCACATTCATAACAGTTGGACCCATCACACCACGGGGGTTCTTTGGACAACATATCTTAAacgaaaataaaaatgcaatcaACAAGTCGTCACCACAGGGGTGAGATACTTAACATatgtacgtttacatgcaataACAGAAAGGTGAATTATTGCCTAAAGCCTTAAATATGCTTGCAGTTCAGACCGTGTACGCATCATGGCTGCCGTgtgtatcctgcgttcatttgacacgTCGACGTGCACATTCTCAAAATGACCCTGAACGAGTAcacgacctgcagttctcgctgtggccgcgagtggcgctggtcccggtcagataccagctggtcccgttcagataccagctggccacaagtgacgacgcggaggtcgctgtcgccgtttcctttgccgagatcgcaaccaaagcaatgttataatctcctacatcatccaatggtgtcatgtttaacttgttcgttgttctaatctactactgctactactactaaatatttaatcacttttccaactgttgctctgcttactgccccctatcggtcaccaacAGTACtacgcgctctcctcgcgtactacgcgagagatgttgcggttggtggtgcacgcgaacggacgcgaacgtaagcaccaacagcaagtatatctggggcTTTAGTCCAACTGATATTGAAGTTTTAAAAGTCATGTATACACCTTTGTTGGACTGTAGTTGAACTGAACTGGAGTTCTTGAAATCGAGCtattatggcccttttgcactagtccttactcggcccgactcggctcgtcacgcctctacccgttttgtccccgtttgtttttccacagccaggtgagaagtgggggggggttggggtgaagctgctgtgacgtactcgattgcgcaaccgctttgttcatgtcggcgctgatgagaaatcagctggagccgtgagcggctgagagtaaaacagcccgtctacatcccttttttaattctctcctcagccaccaggtttatgaacatctgcacctcagagttggatcaccaaacagacgtttcgcgctttataataaaattgcagcGACTCccgctcgcgctgactcccgcttcctgattcaaacgtctgacggccccgccccccgaccaatcagtggcgcggagggtgatgacgtcagaaatagtcccggctcagcccggatagaacctcgccagaatcgttacagaaatagtatctgcttggagcggctctacccgcctcagcccctagtgcaaaagcgcaagacggggccatgacgggtagaaccgagctgaggcgggactagtgcgaAAGGGCCATTAGTAGTACCAGATAATACGGTTTTAAAATTGAGCTATTCCGGCTTCTATAACCCCGGTTAGCCGAGCTATTGACCGTCCCAGGACTCCCCCTTCCAGAAGTGACGAGACCGCGGAAGCAGGAATAACAACAGTCACGGCCCGACAGCAACACAGTAGCAGAAGAGGACGACTTTCCATGCATCTTA encodes:
- the LOC133459834 gene encoding neuferricin, with product MLTYAVAAFLSVALAVWFIPFEWHVKPAQEPVQGPPGRLLSRRELSLYDGEKDSKGLYLALLGQVFNVHKGYKHYGPGGAYQSMAGKDASLAFITGDFTESGLTDDVSSLSPLQMVALYDWLAFYQREYQAVGVLAGQFYDENGQPTEALLRVKALLAEGQRIKAQSEAEKTLFPACNSEWSAGKGGRVWCSTKSGGVMRDWTGVPRKRFSPGSSGERCVCVKDPSIAEEDPNLQRYNGCPPHADSCPVRED